A part of Salvelinus alpinus chromosome 5, SLU_Salpinus.1, whole genome shotgun sequence genomic DNA contains:
- the LOC139576399 gene encoding reticulon-4 receptor-like isoform X1 has protein sequence MRERTHNKSTTRLWDRNQRGTLKGGRLLFLVLWLNLVPRGAEGCPVKCVCYSEPRPTVACQQQGLYSIPNEIPVQSQRIFLQSNKLTVVRSTSFSSVHNLTVLWMYSNNISHIEAGAFYGLERLEELDIGDNSNLRIISPTAFRGLSKLHTLHLHRCGLSELPVGAFQGLFSLQYLYLQDNNLLALHDDTFLDLTNLTYLFLHNNKIKTVSDHMLRGLINLDRLLLHQNRVIYVQPRAFSDLRKLTTLFLFYNNLTVLTGETMDPLGSLQYLRLNGNQWVCDCRARTLWDWFKRFKGSSSELECNVPLELFGKDLKRLKSDDLEGCVETPQIQTQLFSSNLWSGKFDSTENPLGNGIPRCCLPDNDKSSIISGKTIPDPSSYNSRQITNNPLKEKENISKTKFREQERTKNETIRNKQSLNDGPLGTLSNNLDQSLVQLQDLEPSTAPTRKKKKCTKKPKSDAQCLKGHGSTMQLELSFLFMSIIWFWFSLVMS, from the coding sequence ggGGCCGACTCCTGTTCCTTGTGTTGTGGTTAAACCTGGTGCCTCGGGGAGCAGAGGGCTGCCCGGTCaaatgtgtgtgttacagtgagCCACGGCCCACCGTGGCTTGCCAGCAACAAGGACTGTACTCCATCCCCAACGAGATCCCTGTGCAGAGCCAGCGGATATTCCTGCAGAGCAACAAGCTGACCGTGGTCCGCTCCACCAGCTTCAGCTCTGTACACAACCTCACCGTGCTCTGGATGTACTCCAACAACATCAGCCACATCGAAGCTGGGGCCTTCTATGGTCTGGAGCGGCTGGAGGAGCTGGACATTGGGGACAACAGTAACCTGAGAATCATCAGCCCCACGGCCTTCAGGGGCCTGTCCAAGCTTCACACCCTCCACCTGCACAGGTGCGGCCTGTCGGAGTTACCTGTCGGAGCGTTCCAgggactgttctccctgcagtacctTTACctacaggacaataacctactgGCCCTGCACGACGACACTTTCCTGGACCTGACCAACCTCACCTATCTCTTCCTGCACAACAACAAGATCAAGACCGTATCGGACCACATGCTGCGTGGCCTCATTAACCTCGACCGCCTGTTGCTCCACCAAAACCGGGTGATCTACGTCCAACCAAGAGCATTCAGTGACCTGAGAAAACTGACCACACTGTTCCTGTTCTACAACAACCTGACCGTGCTGACTGGGGAAACCATGGACCCGCTGGGGTCCCTCCAGTACCTGCGTCTCAACGGGAACCAGTGGGTCTGTGACTGTCGGGCCAGGACCCTGTGGGACTGGTTCAAACGCTTCAAGGGCTCCAGCTCAGAGCTTGAGTGTAACGTCCCACTGGAGTTGTTTGGGAAGGACCTGAAACGGCTGAAGAGTGATGATCTGGAAGGGTGTGTGGAAACTCCTCAGATCCAAACCCAGCTCTTCAGCTCCAACCTGTGGTCTGGAAAATTTGACTCCACGGAAAATCCTCTGGGAAATGGAATTCCCAGGTGTTGTCTTCCAGATAATGATAAGTCCTCTATCATCTCTGGGAAAACCATCCCTGACCCCTCATCCTACAACAGCCGCCAGATCACCAACAACCCCCTCAAGGAGAAGGAGAACATATCCAAGACCAAATTCAGAGAGCAGGAGCGAACAAAAAATGAGACCATCCGGAATAAGCAGAGTCTCAACGACGGGCCTCTGGGGACTCTGTCCAACAACCTTGACCAGTCCTTAGTCCAACTGCAAGATCTGGAACCTTCTACAGCCCCAACCAGGAAGAAAAAGAAGTGCACTAAAAAACCCAAATCCGATGCACAATGTCTCAAAGGCCATGGATCTACAATGCAGCTGGAGCTGAGTTTTCTCTTCATGTCCataatctggttctggttctcgtTGGTCATGTCTTAG
- the LOC139576399 gene encoding reticulon-4 receptor-like isoform X2, whose product MKTSLVEGGRLLFLVLWLNLVPRGAEGCPVKCVCYSEPRPTVACQQQGLYSIPNEIPVQSQRIFLQSNKLTVVRSTSFSSVHNLTVLWMYSNNISHIEAGAFYGLERLEELDIGDNSNLRIISPTAFRGLSKLHTLHLHRCGLSELPVGAFQGLFSLQYLYLQDNNLLALHDDTFLDLTNLTYLFLHNNKIKTVSDHMLRGLINLDRLLLHQNRVIYVQPRAFSDLRKLTTLFLFYNNLTVLTGETMDPLGSLQYLRLNGNQWVCDCRARTLWDWFKRFKGSSSELECNVPLELFGKDLKRLKSDDLEGCVETPQIQTQLFSSNLWSGKFDSTENPLGNGIPRCCLPDNDKSSIISGKTIPDPSSYNSRQITNNPLKEKENISKTKFREQERTKNETIRNKQSLNDGPLGTLSNNLDQSLVQLQDLEPSTAPTRKKKKCTKKPKSDAQCLKGHGSTMQLELSFLFMSIIWFWFSLVMS is encoded by the coding sequence ggGGCCGACTCCTGTTCCTTGTGTTGTGGTTAAACCTGGTGCCTCGGGGAGCAGAGGGCTGCCCGGTCaaatgtgtgtgttacagtgagCCACGGCCCACCGTGGCTTGCCAGCAACAAGGACTGTACTCCATCCCCAACGAGATCCCTGTGCAGAGCCAGCGGATATTCCTGCAGAGCAACAAGCTGACCGTGGTCCGCTCCACCAGCTTCAGCTCTGTACACAACCTCACCGTGCTCTGGATGTACTCCAACAACATCAGCCACATCGAAGCTGGGGCCTTCTATGGTCTGGAGCGGCTGGAGGAGCTGGACATTGGGGACAACAGTAACCTGAGAATCATCAGCCCCACGGCCTTCAGGGGCCTGTCCAAGCTTCACACCCTCCACCTGCACAGGTGCGGCCTGTCGGAGTTACCTGTCGGAGCGTTCCAgggactgttctccctgcagtacctTTACctacaggacaataacctactgGCCCTGCACGACGACACTTTCCTGGACCTGACCAACCTCACCTATCTCTTCCTGCACAACAACAAGATCAAGACCGTATCGGACCACATGCTGCGTGGCCTCATTAACCTCGACCGCCTGTTGCTCCACCAAAACCGGGTGATCTACGTCCAACCAAGAGCATTCAGTGACCTGAGAAAACTGACCACACTGTTCCTGTTCTACAACAACCTGACCGTGCTGACTGGGGAAACCATGGACCCGCTGGGGTCCCTCCAGTACCTGCGTCTCAACGGGAACCAGTGGGTCTGTGACTGTCGGGCCAGGACCCTGTGGGACTGGTTCAAACGCTTCAAGGGCTCCAGCTCAGAGCTTGAGTGTAACGTCCCACTGGAGTTGTTTGGGAAGGACCTGAAACGGCTGAAGAGTGATGATCTGGAAGGGTGTGTGGAAACTCCTCAGATCCAAACCCAGCTCTTCAGCTCCAACCTGTGGTCTGGAAAATTTGACTCCACGGAAAATCCTCTGGGAAATGGAATTCCCAGGTGTTGTCTTCCAGATAATGATAAGTCCTCTATCATCTCTGGGAAAACCATCCCTGACCCCTCATCCTACAACAGCCGCCAGATCACCAACAACCCCCTCAAGGAGAAGGAGAACATATCCAAGACCAAATTCAGAGAGCAGGAGCGAACAAAAAATGAGACCATCCGGAATAAGCAGAGTCTCAACGACGGGCCTCTGGGGACTCTGTCCAACAACCTTGACCAGTCCTTAGTCCAACTGCAAGATCTGGAACCTTCTACAGCCCCAACCAGGAAGAAAAAGAAGTGCACTAAAAAACCCAAATCCGATGCACAATGTCTCAAAGGCCATGGATCTACAATGCAGCTGGAGCTGAGTTTTCTCTTCATGTCCataatctggttctggttctcgtTGGTCATGTCTTAG